Proteins encoded in a region of the Acomys russatus chromosome 14, mAcoRus1.1, whole genome shotgun sequence genome:
- the LOC127198747 gene encoding zinc finger protein 26-like, whose protein sequence is MDFETKETELQLDSFWSDISNEIQRRRLIKVGIHNGGELCDSKKVRKFFSKPQCLQTHRHIQNTEKISEYNWCRKDLLPSAKKASSEEKLSVLIHCKEAFAMMSSIPHQRTCIPENSCERSDCGKAFVSQLQLQAHSRAHSKENFHELEQSKKAFTQSTNYSALEKRYEGKDCGKAFTVRSGFTAHVQSRKRQKSYECTECRKVFGKCSGPIEHMRSHTGEKPLKCDQCGKAFASSSYLTAHLRTHTGEKPFECTVCGKAFTRSSYLRIHMRTHTGEKPYKCKECGKAFVVCSCLNNHSRTHTGEKPYDCKECENAFTSFYQLTEHTKVHTGEKPFECQVCAKSFRSSSCLRKHFQIHTGVKPYQCKDYGKAFSGRTGFTTHALTHTGGSPVSVRSVGKPSVHPQALLNI, encoded by the exons ATGGACTTTGAGACAAAAGAGACAGAGCTTCAGCTGGATAGTTTTTGGTCAGATATATCAAACGAGATACAGCGGAGAAGATTAATAAAG GTGGGGATCCACAATGGCGGGGAGCTCTGTGACTCTAAGAAGGTTAGAAAATTCTTCAGTAAACCCCAATGCCTTCAGACACACAGGCATATtcaaaatacagagaagattTCTGAATATAATTGGTGTAGAAAAGACTTACTTCCTTCAGCCAAGAAAGCTTCTTCTGAAGAGAAACTTTCAGTGTTGATTCATTGTAAAGAAGCCTTTGCCATGATGTCAAGCATTCCACACCAGAGGACATGCATTCCAGAGAATTCCTGTGAAAGGAGTGATTGTGGGAAAGCCTTTGTTAGTCAGTTGCAACTTCAGGCACATAGCAGAGCCCATAGTAAAGAAAATTTCCATGAATTGGAGCAAAGTAAGAAAGCCTTTACTCAGTCCACAAATTATTCTGCTTTAGAGAAACGCTATGAAGGTAAGgactgtgggaaagccttcactGTTCGCTCTGGCTTTACTGCACATGTACAAAGTCGCAAACGGCAGAAGTCTTATGAGTGCACAGAGTGCAGGAAAGTGTTTGGTAAATGCTCAGGACCTATTGAGCATATGAGAAGTCACACAGgagaaaaacctttaaaatgtgaCCAGTGTGGAAAGGCTTTTGCTTCTTCGTCCTACCTTACTGCACATTTGagaactcacactggagagaagccctttgAGTGTACGGTGTGTGGGAAAGCGTTTACACGTTCCTCCTACCTTCGAATTCACATGCGgactcacactggagagaagccctataaatgtaaggagtgtgggaaagccttcgtTGTGTGCTCATGCCTTAATAACCATTCACGAacacacactggggagaagccttATGATTGTAAGGAATGTGAGAATGCCTTCACTAGCTTTTATCAACTAACTGAACATACGAAGGTTCACACTGGTGAGAAACCCTTTGAATGTCAGGTGTGTGCAAAGTCATTTAGGAGTTCCTCATGCCTTAGGAAGCACTTCCAAATTCACACTGGAGTAAAACCGTATCAATGTAAGGACTATGGGAAAGCCTTCAGCGGGCGGACTGGCTTTACTACACACGCATTGACTCATACTGGGGGAAGCCCTGTGAGTGtaaggagtgtgggaaagccttcagtaCATCCGCAGGCCTTGTTGAACATTTGA